One window of Psychrobacillus sp. FSL H8-0483 genomic DNA carries:
- a CDS encoding DctP family TRAP transporter solute-binding subunit — protein sequence MKRKGWKLGSLGLAAMLLLGACSSNSAEGTEGKEYKLKMSVTVNDSSTWYAAAKKLSDDVNKETDGRITIEVFPNEQLSGGDSGKAVEMLSKGSTDLTFNSTIIYSILDDRFGVASAPFLFDNTDQVDKVFKGTGGEEIAKILEEKGVHPLGFGENGFRQITNSTKEIKVPADLKGLKIRIPGITMYTDLYRELGADPTTMTFSEVFTSLQQGTISGQENPIDVIYSSKLNEVQDYLTLWNYSYDPLVLGMNKKLFESMSEEDQEIFTRLGKEAAEYQVKIAREKETKQIEELKAAGIKVYEPTEADLAEFKEAVQPIYEKYKDIWGADLLKAFQER from the coding sequence ATGAAAAGAAAAGGTTGGAAATTAGGTTCGCTAGGGTTAGCTGCAATGCTTTTATTAGGGGCATGTTCATCAAATTCTGCGGAGGGAACAGAAGGTAAAGAATACAAATTGAAAATGTCGGTAACAGTAAATGATTCCTCTACATGGTATGCGGCTGCTAAAAAGCTGTCAGATGATGTGAACAAAGAAACAGATGGTCGTATTACAATTGAGGTTTTCCCAAATGAACAATTATCCGGTGGGGATTCTGGAAAAGCTGTAGAAATGCTTTCGAAAGGTTCAACGGATTTAACATTTAACTCAACTATCATTTATTCGATCTTAGACGATCGTTTCGGCGTAGCAAGTGCTCCGTTCTTGTTTGATAATACAGACCAAGTAGATAAAGTATTTAAAGGGACCGGCGGAGAAGAGATTGCTAAAATCCTCGAAGAAAAAGGAGTTCATCCTTTAGGGTTTGGGGAAAACGGATTCCGTCAAATTACGAATAGTACAAAAGAAATTAAAGTACCTGCAGATTTAAAAGGATTAAAAATACGAATTCCAGGAATCACGATGTATACAGATTTATATCGCGAACTTGGAGCAGATCCGACAACAATGACTTTCTCAGAAGTATTTACATCACTTCAACAAGGAACGATTAGTGGACAAGAAAATCCAATTGACGTTATTTATTCTTCTAAATTAAATGAAGTACAGGATTACTTAACGTTGTGGAACTACTCATATGACCCACTTGTTTTAGGAATGAACAAAAAACTATTTGAATCTATGAGTGAAGAGGATCAAGAAATATTCACAAGACTTGGAAAAGAAGCTGCAGAATACCAAGTGAAAATTGCTCGTGAAAAAGAAACGAAACAAATTGAAGAATTAAAAGCAGCGGGGATAAAAGTATATGAACCAACAGAAGCAGATTTAGCTGAATTTAAAGAAGCTGTTCAACCAATTTACGAAAAATACAAAGACATTTGGGGAGCAGATTTACTAAAAGCATTTCAAGAACGCTAA
- a CDS encoding TRAP transporter small permease, whose amino-acid sequence MSVDRVLKRLEEWIVVLVMSIMSLIAFANILSRGLVGYSLSFTEEITINLFVFLTFVGTAIGVRQNAHLGFTLIYDRANGVFKKGITLLVGVLMGGLFLVLVYFGLQMMLYQMELGQKTPSLGWPQWLFSLAMPLGALLCLYRTVQVTIMELREESLQGGESV is encoded by the coding sequence ATGAGCGTGGATCGAGTACTTAAAAGATTAGAAGAGTGGATAGTTGTACTGGTAATGTCCATCATGTCCTTAATTGCATTTGCTAATATCCTCTCTAGAGGATTAGTTGGTTATTCGCTTTCTTTTACCGAGGAAATTACGATTAATTTATTTGTATTTCTTACCTTTGTAGGAACGGCTATAGGTGTGCGGCAAAACGCACATCTTGGCTTTACGCTCATTTATGATCGTGCGAATGGAGTGTTCAAAAAGGGCATTACACTATTAGTTGGTGTATTAATGGGAGGCTTATTTTTAGTTCTTGTATATTTTGGGCTTCAAATGATGTTATACCAAATGGAGCTTGGACAAAAAACGCCTTCTCTTGGCTGGCCACAATGGTTGTTTTCATTAGCAATGCCTTTAGGAGCACTTCTTTGTTTATATCGCACAGTCCAAGTAACGATTATGGAATTACGTGAAGAAAGCTTGCAAGGAGGAGAATCAGTATGA
- a CDS encoding TRAP transporter large permease: MTAIILFGLFMLLVFLRIPIAVALAISSIAILFTGSGIFGLELVADIMYTSVSKFTLLAIPFFVLAGVIMEQAGISKRLIDFAQSLVGHRKSGIVFVTVLVAIFFAAISGSGPATVAAIGGILIPALIGNGYKKETAGALVASSGAIGIVIPPSIAFIVFAVVAGDQIPVSIARLFIAGIIPGILLGIGFVLAAMYVRWRQEKKEGPIEGFVQRQKATGKEKWTAFVDALWGLMIPVIILGGIYGGFFTPTEAAVVAVFYGLFVGFFVYKELSLKSLFDILVGASVQTATVMFIVSAASVFAYIITTEQIATTLSDAMLGVSDNKIIILLIVNVILLIAGMFIDAVSAFYILVPILAPVMIMLGVDPTVFGVFMTVNLAIGLFTPPVGLNLYVATGISKTSLGEISRGVVPFVVSSIIILLIITYVPVISTFLPDLMNVK, from the coding sequence ATGACAGCTATTATTTTGTTTGGATTGTTTATGCTTCTCGTATTTCTCCGAATTCCGATTGCGGTTGCACTGGCTATTTCTTCTATTGCCATTCTATTTACAGGAAGTGGGATATTCGGTTTAGAGTTAGTGGCAGATATTATGTACACGAGTGTTTCGAAGTTTACTTTACTCGCTATTCCATTCTTTGTATTAGCTGGAGTAATCATGGAGCAAGCAGGTATTTCAAAACGCCTAATTGATTTTGCTCAATCATTAGTGGGACATAGAAAAAGTGGTATCGTTTTCGTAACTGTTTTAGTTGCCATTTTCTTCGCGGCAATTTCTGGATCTGGTCCAGCAACCGTTGCGGCAATCGGCGGGATTTTAATACCAGCGTTGATTGGAAATGGTTATAAAAAGGAGACAGCTGGAGCCCTTGTTGCAAGTTCTGGAGCAATTGGAATTGTCATTCCTCCAAGTATCGCTTTCATCGTATTTGCAGTTGTAGCTGGTGACCAAATTCCAGTATCCATTGCTCGACTTTTCATCGCAGGTATCATTCCGGGAATTCTACTGGGAATTGGATTTGTTTTAGCTGCAATGTATGTTCGATGGAGACAAGAGAAGAAAGAAGGTCCAATAGAAGGTTTTGTCCAAAGACAAAAAGCAACTGGTAAAGAAAAATGGACTGCATTTGTTGATGCTTTATGGGGACTAATGATTCCCGTTATTATTCTAGGCGGTATTTATGGTGGTTTCTTTACACCAACTGAAGCAGCGGTTGTTGCAGTATTCTACGGATTATTTGTCGGATTCTTTGTGTACAAAGAATTATCTCTGAAAAGTCTATTTGATATTTTAGTAGGTGCATCTGTTCAAACGGCAACGGTAATGTTTATCGTTAGTGCAGCCTCTGTTTTTGCTTATATCATTACAACAGAGCAAATTGCTACTACTCTATCAGATGCGATGTTAGGAGTATCTGATAATAAAATAATTATTCTATTAATAGTAAACGTAATTTTACTAATTGCAGGTATGTTTATTGATGCAGTTTCGGCATTTTATATTCTTGTACCAATCTTAGCTCCAGTGATGATTATGCTTGGTGTAGATCCAACGGTATTTGGTGTATTTATGACGGTAAACTTAGCAATTGGTTTATTTACACCACCAGTAGGATTGAATTTATACGTAGCAACTGGAATATCCAAAACGTCTCTTGGAGAAATATCACGGGGGGTTGTACCATTTGTAGTTTCTTCCATCATAATCTTGTTAATCATTACGTATGTACCAGTAATATCAACATTTTTACCAGATTTGATGAATGTTAAATAA
- a CDS encoding SDR family NAD(P)-dependent oxidoreductase: MRVKGQTAIITGGASGIGAESAVFLAKEGANIVLVDLNSCAKTIGKIRSTNADAQVLECLGDIRDAEFVKATVARASDTFGELHILVNNAGTCGRLSIEDMTMDVWDRDLDTNVKAAFLFIQAVVYPHMMEQKYGRIINISSISGINGGVSSGEGDSSRRSGPAYSASKGAIIALTKWVAKELGEQGITCNSVAPGATATGITSGVAYDLSKQVVKRMGTPGDIAEAVLYFASPESSYATGQVLQVDGGYNFG, translated from the coding sequence ATGAGAGTGAAAGGTCAAACAGCAATTATTACAGGGGGAGCAAGTGGAATTGGAGCAGAGTCTGCTGTTTTTCTTGCAAAAGAAGGTGCAAATATTGTTTTAGTAGACTTAAATTCTTGTGCAAAGACAATTGGTAAAATTCGATCTACAAATGCGGATGCTCAAGTATTAGAATGCTTAGGGGACATTCGAGATGCTGAGTTTGTGAAAGCAACAGTAGCTAGAGCATCCGACACTTTTGGTGAGTTACATATTCTAGTGAATAATGCAGGTACATGCGGGCGTTTGAGTATTGAAGATATGACAATGGATGTATGGGATAGAGATTTAGATACAAATGTAAAAGCGGCCTTTTTATTTATCCAAGCAGTAGTGTATCCGCATATGATGGAACAGAAATATGGTCGAATTATTAATATTAGCTCGATTTCAGGAATAAACGGAGGAGTTTCTTCTGGTGAAGGAGACAGCTCCAGAAGATCTGGTCCTGCCTATTCAGCTTCTAAAGGAGCTATCATAGCGTTAACCAAATGGGTAGCAAAAGAGTTGGGTGAGCAAGGAATTACATGTAACTCGGTAGCGCCGGGTGCAACCGCTACAGGGATAACATCAGGAGTTGCTTATGATTTAAGCAAACAAGTTGTCAAACGAATGGGTACACCAGGAGATATAGCAGAGGCAGTTCTATATTTCGCCTCACCAGAATCAAGCTATGCAACAGGTCAAGTGCTTCAAGTCGATGGAGGTTACAATTTTGGATGA
- a CDS encoding PPC domain-containing DNA-binding protein, whose protein sequence is MDDRIQAVLDTSSNRIVGRLMKDVDLFGGIKEVCRRFDIEAAQFQCIGSLSYATYVQLEKTKKGVLQYSPKIVTDTEVELLNGNGFVGYGLDGELDIHFHGMFVDCNQHISGGHFLDGENPVAITVEFILLPIEGVQLKRGPDPFFNLPVFQFSKKE, encoded by the coding sequence TTGGATGATCGAATCCAAGCAGTGCTTGATACTAGCTCCAATCGCATTGTCGGACGACTCATGAAAGATGTTGATCTATTTGGAGGAATAAAAGAGGTGTGCAGAAGATTTGATATAGAGGCTGCACAATTTCAATGCATTGGTTCGCTTTCATATGCAACTTATGTACAATTGGAAAAAACAAAAAAAGGTGTACTTCAATATTCACCAAAGATAGTGACTGATACAGAAGTTGAGCTACTAAATGGAAATGGTTTCGTTGGATATGGATTAGATGGTGAGTTAGATATACACTTTCACGGAATGTTCGTAGATTGTAACCAACATATAAGTGGTGGACACTTTCTAGATGGTGAAAATCCAGTTGCAATCACGGTGGAATTCATTTTATTACCTATCGAAGGTGTGCAACTAAAACGTGGCCCAGATCCATTTTTTAATTTACCTGTATTTCAGTTTTCCAAGAAGGAGTGA
- a CDS encoding AMP-binding protein: protein METLGQLALKSAAAYPNKTAIKDQYRSFTYKDMMDRAYALSTYFHEKGLEKGDRIAILMSNRLEHIELDVAVSLAGLIKVPLNYRLHPKEHQYMLNDASPKLIIGDQALIDPIGSSIEVLIIGEAYEDAVQKNSGKQFKENVDEDDLFAIMYTSGTTGNPKGVMLSHRNMIAGALSLAQVCEVDYDDVIGHVAPLTHGSNFLSHVSWLYGSTQVVFHKFEPEEFVNDLKKEGVSVIFLVPTMVNLMIQHPSFDPSQLSTLKTINMAGSPIAASKLEQALNQTGSIFAETYGQVEAPMCITMMPKKELGLRLESCGRVGTFVDVKIVDAEGNEVKDGEVGEIICKGSLVMKGYWNNEKATNDTLKDGWLHTGDLGWKSPEGYVHIVDRKKDVIISGGVNIYPREVEEVLNLHQGVKETCVIGVPDDEWGENVVAYVVPNGKETVTTEALIALCIENLASFKKPKSIHIVNELPKSSYGKILKREMRDQYKEVIV from the coding sequence ATGGAAACATTAGGACAATTAGCGTTAAAATCTGCTGCAGCTTATCCAAATAAGACGGCAATTAAGGATCAATATCGTTCATTTACCTATAAAGATATGATGGACCGAGCATACGCGCTTTCTACGTATTTTCATGAAAAAGGTTTGGAAAAAGGCGATCGAATTGCAATTCTAATGTCTAATCGACTGGAGCATATTGAATTAGATGTAGCTGTTTCTCTTGCTGGGCTAATAAAAGTACCATTAAATTATCGTCTTCATCCAAAAGAACATCAATATATGTTGAATGACGCAAGTCCAAAACTAATTATTGGAGATCAAGCATTGATTGACCCTATTGGTTCGTCCATTGAAGTTCTAATAATTGGTGAAGCTTACGAAGATGCGGTGCAGAAGAATTCAGGGAAGCAATTTAAAGAAAATGTCGATGAAGATGATTTATTTGCGATTATGTACACATCAGGTACTACAGGTAATCCAAAAGGAGTTATGTTGTCCCATCGTAATATGATTGCAGGTGCATTATCCTTGGCACAAGTATGTGAAGTGGATTATGACGATGTGATTGGACATGTTGCTCCATTAACGCATGGTAGTAACTTCTTGTCCCATGTGTCTTGGTTATATGGATCTACGCAAGTTGTATTTCACAAATTTGAACCGGAGGAGTTTGTGAATGACCTGAAGAAAGAGGGAGTATCAGTCATCTTTTTAGTACCAACAATGGTTAATTTAATGATTCAACATCCAAGTTTTGATCCTTCTCAATTATCTACATTAAAAACGATTAATATGGCTGGATCTCCTATTGCAGCTAGCAAATTAGAACAAGCACTAAATCAAACTGGTTCTATTTTTGCAGAAACTTATGGACAAGTAGAAGCACCGATGTGCATCACCATGATGCCGAAAAAAGAGCTTGGTTTACGTTTAGAATCATGTGGACGAGTAGGGACTTTTGTTGATGTGAAGATTGTAGATGCTGAAGGCAATGAAGTGAAGGACGGCGAAGTTGGTGAAATCATTTGTAAGGGATCACTTGTTATGAAGGGATACTGGAATAATGAGAAAGCAACAAATGATACGTTAAAAGATGGCTGGCTGCATACAGGTGATTTAGGGTGGAAGAGTCCAGAGGGATACGTGCATATTGTCGATAGAAAGAAAGACGTTATAATTTCTGGTGGTGTTAATATATATCCTCGAGAAGTGGAAGAAGTACTAAACTTACACCAAGGTGTAAAAGAAACTTGTGTTATTGGAGTTCCTGACGATGAATGGGGAGAAAATGTGGTAGCCTATGTTGTTCCAAATGGTAAGGAAACCGTTACTACAGAAGCATTAATAGCTCTTTGTATAGAAAACTTGGCGAGCTTTAAAAAGCCGAAATCTATTCATATTGTGAATGAATTACCGAAGAGTTCCTATGGGAAAATATTAAAACGAGAAATGCGTGACCAATATAAGGAGGTTATTGTATGA
- a CDS encoding beta-ketoacyl synthase N-terminal-like domain-containing protein, producing the protein MTNVYIHGIGMTQFGTFVDRTMKDMLLDACIQALEDAGNPKVDAVYVGNFMGGSIYNQEILGAIVANELGLGFIPTAKVEGACASGGIALRQGILGILSGEYNTVLVAGVEKMKHASTVDVTQAINAAMDNDSNEKNAGLTFPGFFGVLANRYFHETGASKKHLAMVALKNREHALNNPLAQFRKPATFDEIMEARMITNPLGLFDCSPMTDGAAAVVISKEKSTIHIRSSAQASGPTQMQDAEDLLSIPAIRESGRIAYEKAGVGPKDIDVVEIHDCFSMTELIAIEELGFFKKREGWKAIEEGRTKSTGDKPVNTSGGLLSRGHPIGATGVAQIYQLVRQLRGNAANQVDNPRLALAQNLGGTGSYSTVHILERV; encoded by the coding sequence ATGACAAACGTTTACATCCATGGGATCGGCATGACACAGTTTGGTACATTTGTAGATCGTACAATGAAAGATATGTTGCTTGATGCTTGTATTCAAGCGCTAGAAGATGCAGGTAACCCAAAAGTAGACGCTGTATACGTAGGGAACTTCATGGGTGGGTCTATTTACAATCAAGAAATATTAGGAGCAATTGTTGCCAATGAACTTGGACTTGGTTTTATTCCTACTGCAAAAGTGGAAGGAGCATGTGCTTCAGGAGGAATTGCGTTAAGACAAGGTATTCTTGGAATATTGAGTGGGGAATACAATACGGTTCTCGTTGCAGGTGTAGAAAAAATGAAGCACGCCTCTACTGTTGACGTTACACAAGCGATTAATGCAGCGATGGATAACGATTCCAATGAAAAAAATGCTGGTTTAACATTCCCAGGATTCTTTGGAGTACTCGCCAATCGATATTTCCACGAAACAGGAGCTTCTAAAAAGCATTTGGCAATGGTAGCTTTGAAAAATAGGGAACATGCATTAAATAACCCATTAGCTCAATTTAGAAAACCTGCAACATTTGATGAGATTATGGAAGCTCGTATGATAACGAATCCATTAGGATTGTTTGACTGTTCACCTATGACGGATGGAGCAGCAGCAGTTGTTATATCCAAGGAGAAATCAACCATTCATATTCGTTCTTCTGCACAAGCATCTGGTCCTACTCAAATGCAAGATGCGGAAGATTTATTATCTATTCCTGCTATACGTGAATCCGGTAGAATTGCCTATGAAAAAGCGGGAGTAGGGCCAAAAGATATTGATGTAGTAGAAATTCATGATTGTTTTTCGATGACAGAGTTGATTGCAATTGAAGAATTAGGATTTTTTAAGAAGCGAGAAGGATGGAAAGCTATAGAGGAAGGACGAACTAAATCCACTGGCGATAAACCAGTCAATACAAGTGGAGGTCTACTCTCACGTGGACACCCAATCGGAGCTACAGGTGTTGCACAAATTTACCAATTGGTTCGTCAATTACGTGGAAATGCAGCAAACCAAGTAGATAATCCAAGACTTGCTCTTGCGCAAAATCTTGGGGGTACAGGTTCTTATTCTACTGTACATATTTTGGAAAGGGTGTGA
- a CDS encoding OB-fold domain-containing protein codes for MKVYKCNSCDYQSISKKYVCPKCFKGKLIEEIVASDGSVYSFTDIHIAPAEFADITPYTVALVQLNAANVKVTVRVDSPVQIGDKVKLDRFENSTYLYKKISE; via the coding sequence ATGAAAGTGTATAAATGTAATTCGTGTGACTATCAAAGTATATCCAAAAAATACGTTTGTCCGAAATGCTTTAAAGGGAAACTGATAGAGGAAATAGTAGCTTCAGATGGATCTGTTTATAGTTTTACGGACATTCATATCGCACCAGCTGAATTCGCAGACATTACGCCTTACACAGTTGCACTTGTACAATTAAATGCCGCCAATGTAAAAGTGACAGTTCGAGTAGATTCTCCCGTTCAAATTGGAGATAAGGTTAAATTAGATAGGTTTGAAAATAGTACCTATTTATATAAGAAGATATCAGAGTAA
- a CDS encoding bile acid:sodium symporter family protein: MKFIPKASHIISKYLPAWIILFSFMAYFFPNLFIPIRSFTGAGLGMIFLLMGLSLSTEKLLLVIKKPKHALLGVLLKWTVMVTVTIVVAYLFFKDNAELATGIILAGTVPSGTSANIYTFIAGGEAALSITMATMDTIISPILTPTLVQFFAGKLIPIAFLPLFLNIIYIVFLPLFLGLFLQWKFAKKIEVIKPYTAVLSQIALFIVVLSVISGAQNSLQTNLSSLPLIFIAVFFQVSIPMLAGYWISKLLKVPEQNARAILFHTGICNTALAATLAMEHVSSLAAVPSVANMVINLTLGAFVANFFSSKKEKVTVFSQAKNPQ, encoded by the coding sequence ATGAAATTTATTCCAAAAGCGTCGCATATTATTTCGAAATACTTACCTGCTTGGATCATTTTATTTTCGTTTATGGCTTATTTTTTTCCAAACCTTTTTATTCCGATACGCAGTTTTACAGGTGCAGGATTAGGGATGATCTTTTTGTTGATGGGATTGTCATTATCAACAGAAAAATTGTTATTGGTCATTAAAAAACCAAAGCATGCACTTTTAGGCGTCTTATTAAAATGGACTGTAATGGTCACAGTTACAATTGTCGTTGCTTATCTATTTTTCAAAGATAACGCTGAATTAGCAACGGGAATTATTTTAGCTGGCACTGTTCCAAGCGGGACTTCCGCTAATATATATACATTTATTGCTGGTGGGGAAGCAGCATTGAGTATAACAATGGCCACAATGGATACGATTATTTCTCCAATTCTTACACCAACTTTAGTACAATTTTTTGCAGGGAAACTTATTCCTATCGCATTTTTGCCCTTGTTTTTAAATATTATCTACATTGTATTTCTTCCATTGTTTTTGGGATTATTTCTTCAATGGAAGTTTGCTAAAAAAATAGAAGTAATTAAACCTTATACTGCGGTACTTTCCCAGATTGCACTTTTTATAGTAGTGTTATCCGTTATTTCTGGTGCCCAAAACTCGCTTCAAACAAATTTGTCCTCATTACCGCTTATTTTTATAGCTGTCTTTTTTCAAGTTTCTATTCCGATGTTAGCAGGTTATTGGATTTCGAAGCTCTTAAAAGTACCCGAACAAAATGCTCGTGCAATTTTGTTTCACACTGGTATATGTAATACAGCATTAGCAGCTACCCTTGCAATGGAACATGTTAGTTCATTAGCAGCGGTACCTTCTGTAGCGAATATGGTCATCAATTTAACTTTAGGTGCTTTTGTAGCAAACTTTTTTTCGAGTAAAAAGGAAAAAGTGACTGTTTTCTCCCAAGCTAAAAACCCCCAATAA
- a CDS encoding LCP family protein, translated as MSKKIIWISIISCLIIGGVIYASIFYNDVSTTIETIHEPEIRKVSDLRTTEVELVQKEPFSLLLLGVDERENDKGRSDTIIVLTVNPSTNSTKMVSIPRDTYTEIIGKDKLDKINHAYAFGGMEMAMQSVEGLLDIPIDYVIQVNMESFLEIVDIIGGVTVDNEIAFEEDGYTFTEGSIHLNGEQALDYVRMRKEDPLGDFGRQARQKQVLHAILKEGASIKSLWNYKDVLGSFEKNIRTNMTFEQMVDIQKGYKNVLNQMDTLSFEKGEGKLLDGIWYYMMDEEELNNVTGKLKEHLEIE; from the coding sequence ATGTCTAAGAAGATCATCTGGATTTCAATTATTTCCTGCCTTATAATTGGTGGAGTCATCTATGCAAGTATTTTCTATAATGATGTTTCCACTACGATAGAAACAATACATGAACCTGAAATACGAAAGGTTTCTGATTTAAGGACTACAGAAGTGGAATTAGTCCAAAAAGAACCTTTTTCATTACTCCTGCTTGGTGTCGATGAACGGGAGAATGACAAAGGCCGCTCTGATACAATTATCGTGTTAACTGTTAACCCTTCGACTAATTCAACGAAAATGGTTAGTATTCCCCGAGATACGTATACAGAAATCATCGGAAAAGATAAGCTAGATAAAATCAATCATGCGTACGCTTTTGGCGGGATGGAGATGGCTATGCAATCAGTTGAGGGCTTGCTTGATATTCCTATTGACTACGTCATACAAGTAAATATGGAAAGTTTTCTAGAAATTGTCGATATTATTGGTGGAGTTACTGTCGATAATGAAATAGCTTTTGAAGAAGATGGTTATACTTTTACTGAAGGAAGCATTCATTTAAATGGAGAACAAGCACTAGACTATGTTCGGATGCGAAAGGAAGATCCACTTGGTGACTTTGGAAGACAAGCTAGACAAAAGCAAGTACTCCATGCCATCTTAAAAGAAGGTGCTTCCATTAAGAGTCTTTGGAATTACAAGGATGTATTGGGAAGCTTCGAAAAAAACATCCGAACAAATATGACCTTTGAACAAATGGTGGATATACAAAAAGGATATAAAAATGTACTAAACCAAATGGATACTTTGTCTTTTGAAAAGGGAGAAGGCAAGCTTCTGGATGGTATCTGGTACTATATGATGGATGAAGAAGAGTTGAATAATGTTACCGGAAAATTGAAGGAGCATTTGGAGATTGAATGA
- a CDS encoding S-layer homology domain-containing protein: MKLLSKSMIMVLAIVTLLPSVASASIFKDVQEQAWYYPYLLSNQKQEIITGYEDGTFRPHESITRAQAAKIISKIIELPEVGDYKPAYKDVSLEHSAYNEIAALTKAGIFKDGEYFHPNKSLTRAHLSKIIVLMFEFTVEQDVELPFHDVPEDYWAKPYIAFLAKNGISTGVSKNSFAPTQAVTRAQMIVLIDKSAKFKENPSVNNVLYDPFVKEYKTIKQGNDKFVLETIQLVNEERQKMGLPILVEDPELNQIAFVKAQDMVMHNYFEHESPLYGAPWDMAEGFGYTYRTFGENIAHGYKNSSNVVTAWMNSKGHRANILNEKYTNIGVGIALDSNKNYYYVHMFSSK; the protein is encoded by the coding sequence ATGAAGCTATTAAGTAAGTCCATGATTATGGTTTTAGCAATAGTTACTTTGCTACCGTCCGTTGCAAGTGCTTCTATTTTTAAGGATGTGCAAGAGCAAGCATGGTATTATCCTTATTTATTATCCAATCAAAAACAAGAAATTATTACAGGATATGAAGACGGAACATTTCGTCCACACGAATCTATAACAAGGGCACAAGCGGCAAAAATTATTAGTAAAATTATTGAACTACCAGAAGTAGGTGACTATAAACCAGCATATAAAGACGTAAGTTTGGAGCATTCAGCATACAATGAAATTGCTGCACTCACGAAAGCTGGAATATTTAAAGATGGTGAGTACTTTCATCCAAATAAATCGTTAACAAGGGCTCATCTTTCTAAAATTATTGTGCTAATGTTTGAGTTTACAGTAGAACAGGATGTGGAATTGCCTTTTCATGATGTACCAGAGGATTACTGGGCAAAACCGTACATAGCTTTTCTTGCGAAAAATGGTATTTCCACTGGAGTATCGAAAAATTCGTTTGCTCCTACTCAAGCTGTTACACGTGCGCAAATGATAGTATTGATTGATAAGAGCGCTAAGTTTAAAGAAAATCCTAGTGTGAACAATGTATTATACGATCCATTCGTAAAAGAATATAAAACGATTAAGCAAGGTAATGATAAATTTGTATTGGAAACAATTCAACTTGTCAATGAAGAGCGACAAAAAATGGGTCTGCCTATATTAGTGGAAGATCCCGAACTTAATCAAATTGCATTTGTCAAAGCACAGGATATGGTCATGCATAATTATTTTGAACATGAGTCTCCTTTATATGGTGCGCCTTGGGACATGGCAGAGGGATTTGGTTATACGTATAGAACGTTTGGGGAAAACATTGCCCATGGATATAAAAATTCTAGTAATGTTGTAACTGCCTGGATGAATTCTAAAGGACATCGTGCCAATATTTTAAATGAAAAGTATACAAATATTGGTGTAGGTATAGCGTTAGATTCAAATAAAAACTATTATTATGTTCATATGTTTTCAAGTAAATAA